A segment of the Parasphingopyxis algicola genome:
GGAAGTCAACGACGACCGCACCGGACCAGTCTATACCGGCTCGGGGCGCAACATCGCACTTTCGGGCTATGACGCCGTTTCCTATTTCACCGGCGACGGGACGCCGCAGCCGGGCAATGAGGAATTTGCCGTCGTCTATAACGGCGTCCAGTATCATTTCGCGAGCCAGGCCAATGCCGAGACGTTTCAGGCCGATCCGGCGCGCTATGCGCCGGCCTATGGCGGTTTTTGCGCCTGGGCGACGGCGCGCGGCGATCTCGCTCCGGGAGATCCGGAAGTCTATCGGATCGTCGACGGCCAGCTCTATCTGAACTTCAACGGCGCGGTGCAGCAGCGCTGGGAAGCCGATATCCCCGGTTTCATCGAAAGCGCCGATGAGAATTATCCGCGCTTCGCGGCAGACGCCCAGGAAGGCGCATCGCTCGACGGTTAGATACGCTGGAAAGTACGGCGGCGGGCGCGAGATCGTCCGCCGCCGCTTTTTCGTGTGTCAGTAACAGTCGATCGTCTCGATCCGGTTCGCATCGTCGAGTTGGATGTTGATCCGGTTGGGTTGCAGATCGTCATTTACTCCGTCGCCGGGCCTGATCCAGCGGATATCATCATGACCGACGGCGGCAACGGCTTCGCGCCGGGTTGCATCGTCGGCAACCCGTCCCACCAAATCCCGCAAACGGTCCGCCCCGCATAGTTCGGGCACTATGCCCAGACAATTGGATCCCGCCGGCCTGCGAATGTCCGGATTAATGCCGGGGCAGGGCGGCAGATCGCCTTCCGCCGCCGGTTCGGCCGACGGTGCAGGATCGCCATCGGCCACGGCCATGCGTTCTTGCGCGCGCGTGGCAATCTCGCTCGCTTCGCCAGTGTCGATCGGCTCTGCAGTCTCGGGTTGCGGGCCGCACGCCGACACCGCCAGCATTGCAAGGGAGGCTTTCAGAGCAGGAAAAAAGATACGCATGATACACCTCGCGGGTTGAGGCGCATCAATGTAGCGCTAATTTTTTTCCTTATCCACCAACTTGTTAGCGCCGATCCAGGG
Coding sequences within it:
- a CDS encoding YHS domain-containing (seleno)protein, coding for MNKLVLALAAAALSAAACAPQTVTEEASAEDILAEVNDDRTGPVYTGSGRNIALSGYDAVSYFTGDGTPQPGNEEFAVVYNGVQYHFASQANAETFQADPARYAPAYGGFCAWATARGDLAPGDPEVYRIVDGQLYLNFNGAVQQRWEADIPGFIESADENYPRFAADAQEGASLDG
- a CDS encoding I78 family peptidase inhibitor; this encodes MRIFFPALKASLAMLAVSACGPQPETAEPIDTGEASEIATRAQERMAVADGDPAPSAEPAAEGDLPPCPGINPDIRRPAGSNCLGIVPELCGADRLRDLVGRVADDATRREAVAAVGHDDIRWIRPGDGVNDDLQPNRINIQLDDANRIETIDCY